One window from the genome of Kaistella carnis encodes:
- a CDS encoding dipeptidase, with protein MNQPVIDLHCDLLSYLTRPESSIYNTEDVGCAVPYLTKGNVKLQIMAIFAPVEYNSHEFGLKQSEIFKNLNKEENELYRFEKHHLANFHTNENIGMLASVESGSAFCDENISLKEGFQNLEKIIENVGSILYIGFTHHAENRFGGGNYSTAGLKNDGKALIDYMHNRKIAIDFSHTSDALAYDILNYISKQNINVPIIASHSNYRPVFDHKRNLPDDVAKEIIHQKGLIGLNFVRAFVNPENANALEEHVAHGISLGGKNAICYGADYFYTKDHPDKSRIPFYFAAHENAGCYPEINTELENQFGAEKMNKISSQNALDFIARIWKA; from the coding sequence ATGAACCAACCTGTAATCGATCTCCACTGCGACTTACTCAGTTATCTGACGCGTCCAGAATCAAGCATTTACAATACCGAAGATGTTGGTTGCGCCGTTCCCTATTTGACAAAGGGAAATGTAAAGTTACAAATCATGGCGATTTTTGCACCCGTTGAATATAACAGTCATGAATTTGGATTAAAACAAAGTGAAATTTTTAAGAATTTAAATAAGGAAGAAAACGAATTATACCGTTTCGAAAAACATCATTTAGCAAATTTTCATACGAATGAAAATATCGGAATGTTGGCTTCGGTAGAAAGTGGTTCGGCATTTTGTGATGAAAACATTTCTTTGAAAGAAGGTTTTCAAAACTTAGAAAAGATCATTGAAAACGTAGGTTCGATCCTTTATATTGGATTTACGCATCATGCTGAAAACAGATTTGGTGGCGGCAACTACTCTACTGCCGGCTTGAAAAACGACGGAAAAGCTTTAATCGATTACATGCACAATAGAAAAATTGCCATTGATTTTTCGCATACGAGTGATGCTTTAGCGTATGATATTTTAAACTACATTTCTAAACAAAACATCAACGTTCCGATTATAGCGAGTCATTCCAACTATCGTCCGGTTTTTGATCACAAACGGAATTTACCCGATGATGTGGCCAAAGAAATCATTCATCAAAAAGGATTGATCGGACTTAACTTTGTGCGCGCTTTCGTAAATCCGGAAAATGCAAATGCTTTGGAAGAACACGTCGCTCACGGAATTAGTTTGGGCGGAAAAAACGCAATATGTTACGGCGCTGACTATTTTTACACGAAAGATCATCCCGATAAATCTCGAATTCCGTTTTATTTTGCAGCACATGAGAATGCGGGTTGTTATCCGGAAATTAACACGGAGCTGGAGAATCAATTTGGCGCGGAAAAAATGAATAAAATCAGCAGTCAGAATGCTTTGGATTTTATTGCACGGATTTGGAAAGCATAA